Proteins from a single region of Magnetospirillum sp. 15-1:
- a CDS encoding flagellin, protein MSDVTLTSAVRSNLLALQSTQSLVNRTQSRLSTGLKVASAIDDPVAYFQSKALSDRASDFQGKKDNIDQGVSALSTALQGISGVSTLVKQLKGLALNAQSASSTQISSLVQQFNALRSQLDNLATDTQYQGQNLVAGKGQTLTVSFSNLTGSSLEVDSVDVKVGATGLNIAKAVSSNGGFQLSFDDATGADLAHGTIRANYAGTATALTSGNYTFGYGSATVTVTVYSAGYDSTTDSPAFTTTSTLSNGQEFNIRVTTAVQTDTFKVSGGQIQNNNHFSVEYLASSGGGASGYVTGDVLSLAINGLSGNTLNAGTYTFSYGGNTLSFTVSSAGSTTGTFTDADVFINGSFTQFATANGGTGLTIAAVGTAGISGDGLIAVAATGGLSSTSLGAFKGQAYATGSDISVAYNGHIDKTTTVGYVSGQYVLDANLSGIVQNLVTKLDANLQTLRSVAQNLGTNVALLNTRLDFTKSYVDLLQSGSGKLTLADLNEEGANLLALQTRQQLGIQALSFAGQNEKSILSLFR, encoded by the coding sequence ATGTCTGACGTCACTCTTACCTCTGCCGTCCGCAGCAATCTGCTGGCTCTGCAGTCCACCCAAAGCCTCGTGAATCGTACTCAGAGCCGTCTGTCGACCGGTTTGAAGGTCGCCAGCGCCATTGACGATCCGGTGGCTTACTTCCAGTCCAAGGCCCTGTCCGACCGCGCCAGCGACTTCCAGGGCAAGAAGGACAACATCGACCAGGGCGTGTCCGCTCTGTCCACTGCTCTGCAGGGCATCTCCGGCGTCTCGACGCTGGTGAAGCAGCTCAAGGGTCTTGCGCTGAACGCGCAGTCCGCCTCGAGCACTCAGATCAGCAGCCTGGTCCAGCAGTTCAACGCGCTGCGCAGCCAGCTCGACAATCTGGCGACCGATACCCAGTACCAGGGCCAGAATCTGGTCGCGGGCAAGGGGCAGACCCTGACCGTCAGCTTCTCGAACCTGACCGGTTCCAGCCTTGAGGTCGACTCGGTCGACGTGAAGGTGGGCGCGACCGGCCTGAACATCGCCAAGGCGGTGAGCTCCAACGGCGGCTTCCAGCTGTCGTTCGACGACGCCACCGGTGCCGATCTGGCCCACGGGACGATCCGCGCCAACTACGCCGGTACCGCCACCGCGCTGACCTCGGGCAACTACACCTTCGGCTACGGCTCGGCCACGGTGACCGTCACCGTGTACTCGGCGGGCTATGACAGCACCACCGATTCCCCGGCCTTCACCACCACGTCGACCCTGAGCAACGGCCAGGAATTCAACATCCGCGTCACCACCGCGGTTCAGACCGATACCTTCAAGGTGTCGGGCGGTCAGATCCAGAACAACAACCACTTCTCCGTGGAATATCTGGCCAGCAGCGGCGGCGGCGCCTCGGGCTATGTCACCGGTGACGTGCTGTCCCTGGCCATCAACGGCCTGAGCGGCAACACCCTGAACGCCGGTACCTACACCTTCTCCTACGGCGGTAACACGCTGAGCTTCACCGTGTCGTCGGCCGGCTCGACCACCGGCACCTTCACCGACGCCGACGTCTTCATCAACGGCAGCTTCACCCAGTTCGCCACCGCCAACGGCGGTACCGGCCTGACCATCGCCGCCGTCGGCACCGCCGGCATCTCCGGCGACGGCCTGATCGCGGTCGCGGCCACCGGTGGCCTGTCGTCGACCAGCCTGGGCGCGTTCAAGGGCCAGGCCTACGCCACCGGCTCGGACATCTCCGTCGCCTATAACGGCCACATCGACAAGACGACCACGGTGGGTTACGTCAGCGGCCAGTACGTGCTGGACGCCAACCTGTCGGGCATCGTGCAGAACCTGGTCACCAAGCTGGACGCCAACCTGCAGACCCTGCGGTCGGTGGCTCAGAACCTGGGTACCAACGTCGCCCTGCTCAACACCCGTCTGGACTTCACCAAGAGCTATGTGGATCTGCTCCAGTCCGGTTCGGGCAAGCTGACCCTGGCCGACCTGAACGAGGAAGGCGCCAACCTGTTGGCCCTGCAGACCCGCCAGCAGCTGGGCATCCAGGCGCTGTCCTTCGCCGGTCAGAACGAAAAGTCGATCCTTTCGCTGTTCCGTTAA
- a CDS encoding flagellar biosynthesis regulator FlaF codes for MNPYSNAAHAANIPQEGNPRETEAWALTEAARRMASASRGEPEGMREALRLNWKLWTIFQADLIGKVEAGETTETVVNMLSLCQFVDFHTVAALTEPDPAKMEVLVNINRNIASGLRDSLAREAREAATAAGTAEQAAVPAAAPAGAYAPAPGAAHTPISATA; via the coding sequence ATGAATCCTTACAGCAATGCAGCCCACGCCGCGAACATCCCCCAGGAAGGCAATCCGCGTGAAACGGAAGCCTGGGCGCTGACCGAGGCGGCCCGCCGCATGGCGTCGGCGTCGCGCGGGGAGCCCGAGGGCATGCGCGAGGCGCTGCGGCTCAACTGGAAGCTCTGGACCATCTTCCAGGCCGATCTGATCGGCAAGGTGGAAGCCGGCGAGACGACGGAAACCGTCGTCAACATGCTGAGCCTTTGCCAGTTCGTCGACTTCCATACCGTCGCCGCCCTGACCGAGCCGGATCCCGCCAAGATGGAGGTTCTGGTCAACATCAACCGCAATATCGCCAGCGGCCTGCGTGACTCCCTGGCCCGCGAGGCCCGCGAGGCGGCCACCGCCGCCGGCACCGCCGAGCAGGCTGCCGTTCCCGCCGCCGCTCCGGCCGGTGCCTATGCTCCGGCGCCGGGTGCCGCCCATACCCCGATCAGCGCTACCGCCTGA
- a CDS encoding tetratricopeptide repeat protein produces the protein MSEERSLEIGELTRRLREETSAEVMDYCQSRLAEGSRNPYVYLVMGMISYYNNDPGLGIQLLERGHAIDPECKEVVEGLASLYTKFGRLADGLYYGKLAVCLKPDPEAQELLPGEFSSYMAALQNVGVSHYFTNAEAAFHLGLFQEALNQAEKHLRIHPEDDGCMLLAGRALLALGRPAAAAAILRAALHHKPADPWLHAVLAQALMATARHASALAHQRLALESAGDDDALRGHVVGALALQSGAVWPAAQDLSNAYAADREAPFRRVPTHDDSEGGFVGLIWDQVYDSPLINCVAPVFRRINNSILYTLNARHDAAGEMLRTGVMRPRQSVGIDDATLGRIVVGDEVRTLVNLCAPGEHARFPVFKGAGAPLVVHWVTSPMCDRLPGATLVLADAETAEIDRRTYGEGRVMELPNLLAFDFPKSLAADEEVLDLPRHTRGFTMFGVHGETTRFTEDTVALWARVLWAVPDAHLMIGGRDDWEEELTAWALEAFAEYGVSNRVHFQAPLNDAAISAAKAFPHMVDVMLDSTPVGGESELARDLWMGLPVVSLRGDRRVGRTGASILRAAGRPEWIADDAAGYVAIAAGLAGNPALGEIRSGLRDQVLASPLADTRSLAGEMVIRLQEALKRRSAGG, from the coding sequence ATGAGTGAGGAACGGTCCCTGGAGATCGGCGAACTGACGCGGCGTCTGCGCGAAGAGACCTCCGCCGAAGTGATGGATTACTGCCAATCCCGTTTGGCCGAGGGCAGCCGCAATCCCTATGTTTATCTGGTCATGGGGATGATTTCCTATTACAACAACGACCCCGGCCTGGGCATCCAGTTGCTGGAGCGGGGCCACGCCATCGATCCCGAGTGCAAGGAGGTGGTCGAGGGACTGGCCAGCCTCTACACCAAGTTCGGCCGCCTCGCGGACGGTCTTTACTACGGCAAGCTGGCGGTCTGCCTGAAGCCCGATCCCGAGGCGCAGGAACTGCTTCCCGGCGAGTTTTCCTCGTACATGGCGGCGCTGCAAAATGTCGGCGTCTCGCATTATTTCACCAATGCGGAGGCGGCCTTTCATCTGGGCCTGTTCCAGGAGGCACTGAACCAGGCGGAAAAGCACCTGCGCATCCATCCCGAGGATGACGGCTGCATGCTGTTGGCCGGTCGGGCGCTGCTGGCTCTCGGCCGCCCCGCCGCCGCCGCCGCCATACTGCGCGCCGCCCTCCATCACAAGCCCGCCGATCCTTGGCTGCACGCCGTGCTGGCCCAGGCGCTGATGGCCACCGCCCGCCATGCCTCCGCCCTGGCGCATCAGCGTCTGGCGCTCGAATCTGCCGGCGACGACGATGCCCTGCGCGGTCACGTGGTGGGGGCGCTGGCCCTGCAATCGGGAGCGGTCTGGCCGGCGGCCCAGGACCTGTCCAATGCCTATGCCGCCGATCGCGAGGCCCCGTTCCGCCGGGTGCCGACCCATGACGATTCCGAAGGCGGTTTCGTCGGCCTGATCTGGGATCAGGTTTACGACAGTCCCCTGATCAATTGCGTCGCGCCGGTGTTCCGGCGCATCAACAACTCCATCCTCTACACCCTCAACGCCCGTCATGACGCGGCGGGCGAGATGCTGCGCACCGGCGTGATGCGTCCCCGCCAGTCGGTGGGAATCGACGATGCCACCCTGGGCCGCATCGTGGTCGGCGACGAGGTCCGCACCCTGGTCAATCTCTGCGCGCCCGGCGAGCATGCCCGCTTCCCGGTGTTCAAGGGCGCGGGCGCTCCGCTGGTGGTCCATTGGGTGACGTCGCCCATGTGCGACCGGCTGCCCGGCGCCACCCTCGTGCTGGCCGATGCCGAGACCGCCGAGATCGATCGCCGGACCTATGGCGAGGGTCGGGTGATGGAACTGCCCAACCTGCTGGCGTTCGATTTCCCCAAGAGTCTGGCCGCCGACGAGGAGGTTCTCGATCTGCCGCGCCACACCCGCGGCTTCACCATGTTCGGCGTGCACGGCGAAACCACCCGCTTCACCGAGGATACGGTCGCTTTGTGGGCGCGGGTGCTGTGGGCGGTGCCCGACGCCCATCTGATGATCGGCGGCCGGGATGACTGGGAAGAGGAGTTGACCGCCTGGGCCCTGGAGGCTTTCGCGGAATACGGTGTTTCCAACCGTGTCCATTTCCAGGCGCCGCTGAATGATGCCGCCATCAGCGCCGCCAAGGCCTTCCCGCACATGGTGGATGTGATGCTGGATTCCACCCCGGTTGGGGGGGAGAGCGAGCTGGCCCGGGACCTGTGGATGGGCTTGCCGGTGGTTTCGCTGCGCGGCGATCGCCGGGTGGGACGGACGGGCGCTTCCATCCTGCGGGCGGCGGGAAGGCCCGAATGGATCGCCGACGACGCGGCGGGCTATGTGGCCATCGCCGCCGGCCTGGCCGGAAATCCCGCGCTGGGCGAGATCCGCTCGGGATTGCGCGATCAGGTTCTGGCCTCGCCCCTGGCCGATACCCGCTCGCTGGCCGGCGAAATGGTCATTCGTCTGCAGGAGGCCTTGAAGCGCCGGTCGGCGGGGGGCTAG
- a CDS encoding aminotransferase encodes MKTANSILSSFGTTIFETMSRLAQAHGAVNLGQGFPEGLEPADVVARAAEAVSHGPNQYPSMMGIPELRQAIAAHDRRFYGLDLDPMAEVMVTSGATEALAACLFGLIEPGDEVVLIEPLYDSYLPIIRRAGGTPKLVRVAPPHWDLPREALAAAFSPRTKLMLLNTPMNPAGKVWNRDELDFVAGLLERFDAYCVCDEVYEHLVYDGRRHVPLMTLPGMRGRCLKIGSAGKIFSLTGWKVGWVIAAPEVLAPVAKAHQYLTFTTPPNLQAAVAWGLGKEDSYYDNLAAMLAERRDRLAAGLRRVGFGVMDTGGSYFLTADFRPLGFTGDDREFCRHITEKAGVAAIPVSAFYQGGDVDRFARFCFAKTEAAIDEAVTRLERYFQG; translated from the coding sequence TTGAAGACCGCCAACTCCATCCTGTCGTCGTTCGGCACCACCATCTTCGAAACCATGAGCCGGCTGGCCCAGGCCCACGGCGCGGTCAATCTGGGCCAGGGCTTCCCCGAGGGGCTGGAGCCCGCCGACGTGGTCGCCAGGGCGGCCGAGGCGGTCAGCCACGGCCCCAACCAGTACCCGTCCATGATGGGCATTCCCGAACTGCGCCAGGCCATCGCCGCCCACGACCGGCGCTTCTACGGCCTGGACCTCGACCCCATGGCCGAGGTGATGGTGACCTCGGGCGCCACCGAGGCGCTGGCCGCCTGCCTGTTCGGGCTGATCGAGCCGGGCGACGAGGTGGTGCTGATCGAGCCGCTCTACGACAGCTATCTGCCCATCATCCGCCGGGCCGGGGGCACGCCTAAGCTGGTCCGCGTCGCCCCGCCCCATTGGGACCTGCCGCGGGAGGCCCTAGCGGCGGCATTCTCGCCCCGGACCAAGCTGATGCTGCTCAACACGCCGATGAATCCGGCCGGCAAGGTGTGGAATCGCGACGAACTGGATTTCGTCGCCGGGCTGCTGGAGCGCTTCGACGCCTATTGCGTCTGCGACGAGGTCTACGAGCATCTGGTCTATGACGGACGGCGCCACGTGCCGCTGATGACCCTGCCCGGAATGCGCGGGCGCTGCCTGAAGATCGGCTCGGCCGGCAAGATCTTCTCGCTGACCGGCTGGAAGGTGGGTTGGGTGATCGCCGCCCCGGAAGTCCTGGCGCCGGTGGCCAAGGCCCACCAGTACCTGACCTTCACCACGCCGCCCAATCTGCAGGCGGCGGTGGCCTGGGGCCTGGGCAAGGAGGATTCCTATTATGACAACCTCGCCGCCATGCTGGCCGAGCGGCGCGACCGGCTGGCCGCCGGCCTGCGGCGGGTCGGCTTTGGCGTGATGGACACTGGCGGCAGCTATTTTCTGACCGCCGATTTCCGCCCCCTGGGCTTTACCGGCGACGACCGGGAGTTTTGCCGCCACATCACGGAAAAGGCCGGCGTGGCGGCCATTCCGGTCAGCGCCTTCTACCAGGGCGGCGACGTCGACCGCTTCGCCCGCTTCTGCTTCGCCAAGACGGAGGCGGCCATCGACGAGGCGGTGACACGGCTGGAACGTTATTTCCAAGGATAG
- the glnA gene encoding type I glutamate--ammonia ligase, producing the protein MSDDVKKVLELIKENDVKYVDFRFTDPRGKWQHTAQHVSTVDADMLNEGIMFDGSSIAGWKSINESDMILKPDASSAVMDPFAAQSQLIINCDIVEPATGQLYDRDPRSIAKRAEAYVKSSGVGDSTYFGPEAEFFVFDDVKYELGMNKGYYELRSEDGVEAQGRDFAEGNLGHRPGVKGGYFPVPPVDGHVDMRAEMLTVMGEMGLPIEKHHHEVASSQHELGIKFGGLVEAADWIQIYKYVVHNVAASYGKTATFMPKPIYGDNGSGMHVHQSIWKAGKPLFAGSGYADLSDMALYYIGGIIKHAKAINAFTNPLTNSYKRLIPGFEAPVLLAYSARNRSASCRIPYSASPKGKRVEVRFPDPGANPYLAFSAMLMAGLDGIANKIHPGDPMDKNLYDLPPEELKQVPTVCGSLREALEALRSSHDFLCKGDVFSKEFIEAYIELKYEEVYRFEHTPHPVEFQMYYSV; encoded by the coding sequence ATGTCCGACGACGTCAAGAAGGTCCTCGAACTGATCAAGGAAAACGACGTGAAGTACGTCGATTTCCGCTTCACCGATCCGCGCGGCAAGTGGCAGCACACCGCTCAGCACGTGTCCACCGTGGACGCCGACATGCTGAACGAAGGCATCATGTTCGACGGTTCGTCGATCGCCGGCTGGAAGAGCATCAACGAGTCCGACATGATCCTGAAGCCCGACGCTTCGTCGGCCGTCATGGACCCCTTCGCCGCCCAGTCGCAGCTGATCATCAACTGTGACATCGTCGAGCCCGCCACCGGCCAGCTCTACGACCGCGACCCGCGCTCCATCGCCAAGCGCGCCGAGGCCTATGTGAAGTCCTCGGGCGTGGGTGACAGCACCTATTTCGGCCCCGAGGCCGAGTTCTTCGTGTTCGACGACGTCAAGTACGAACTCGGCATGAACAAGGGCTATTACGAGCTGCGCTCGGAAGACGGCGTCGAGGCCCAGGGCCGCGACTTCGCCGAGGGCAACCTGGGCCACCGTCCGGGCGTCAAGGGCGGCTACTTCCCGGTTCCGCCGGTGGACGGCCACGTGGACATGCGCGCCGAGATGCTGACCGTGATGGGTGAGATGGGCCTGCCCATCGAGAAGCACCACCACGAAGTGGCCTCGTCGCAGCACGAGCTGGGCATCAAGTTCGGCGGCCTGGTCGAGGCTGCCGACTGGATCCAGATCTACAAGTACGTGGTCCACAACGTCGCCGCCTCCTACGGCAAGACCGCGACCTTCATGCCGAAGCCGATCTATGGCGACAACGGCTCGGGCATGCACGTCCACCAGTCCATCTGGAAGGCCGGCAAGCCCCTGTTCGCCGGTTCGGGCTATGCCGACCTGTCGGACATGGCGCTGTACTACATCGGCGGCATCATCAAGCACGCCAAGGCCATCAACGCCTTCACCAACCCGCTGACCAACAGCTACAAGCGCCTGATCCCCGGCTTCGAAGCCCCGGTTCTGCTGGCCTACTCGGCCCGCAACCGTTCGGCCTCCTGCCGTATCCCCTACTCGGCCTCGCCGAAGGGCAAGCGCGTCGAAGTCCGCTTCCCCGACCCCGGCGCGAACCCCTACCTGGCCTTCTCGGCCATGCTGATGGCCGGCCTGGACGGTATCGCCAACAAGATCCACCCCGGCGATCCCATGGACAAGAACCTGTACGATCTGCCCCCCGAGGAGCTCAAGCAGGTCCCGACCGTGTGCGGCTCGCTGCGCGAGGCTCTCGAGGCCCTGCGCTCCAGCCACGACTTCCTGTGCAAGGGCGACGTGTTCTCGAAGGAATTCATCGAGGCCTACATCGAGCTCAAGTACGAAGAAGTCTACCGCTTCGAGCACACCCCGCATCCGGTCGAGTTCCAGATGTATTATTCGGTCTAA
- a CDS encoding P-II family nitrogen regulator — protein MKKIEAIIKPFKLDEVKEALHEVGLQGLTVTEAKGFGRQKGHTELYRGAEYVVDFLPKVKIELVIEDNLVERAVEAIQQAAHTGRIGDGKIFISTVEEAIRIRTGERGSDAI, from the coding sequence ATGAAGAAGATCGAAGCCATCATCAAGCCCTTCAAGCTCGACGAGGTGAAGGAAGCCCTTCACGAGGTCGGCCTTCAGGGCCTTACCGTGACCGAAGCCAAGGGTTTCGGCCGGCAGAAGGGGCATACCGAGCTCTATCGCGGCGCCGAGTACGTGGTGGATTTCCTCCCCAAGGTCAAGATCGAGCTGGTTATCGAGGACAACCTGGTGGAGCGTGCCGTCGAGGCCATCCAGCAGGCCGCCCATACGGGCCGCATCGGTGACGGCAAGATTTTCATCTCCACGGTGGAAGAGGCCATCCGCATCCGCACCGGCGAGCGCGGCAGCGACGCCATCTGA
- a CDS encoding flagellin glycosyltransferase Maf → MTADGDIDKDLVARNIQAFRDAMPELAALLEAHRPQSRLVRNAAGDWDVEFRGEFLYGPEGRKRVEQQVEAGAIAPEKRIVVSPLSSANVDLVTERFLYQTLKRATDAGISFLRYPETPEAFHLVSFGLGLGYHLPGLMEQVKPASIIIVEPNLDFLYHSLAVMDWRPYMEMRERSPYRCFICFADNPGLIAKQVRSLMRSSCPMTVDWSRVHQAYPSPVLDAALGEFRRDANLIGIGLGFFHDEMEMTRASYMNLKDADYRILKRSSDALRTPVFVVGSGPSLDDDIEVIKANQDRAVIISCGTASRVLLANGIKPDFQMLLENGAAPYRALAAVHEEFGFGDATLIASNTVDPRVKKLFQDTVYYFRTALSSYALFSPGQQFSLEDSGPTVTNTGVAAALAMGFREMYLFGVDLGTRSLKRHHSKHSLYRHDDDAKDGQKGAMDFTTKFDQRDIGNFGGLIHTETIMLWTRDALARAIGQFRPAVEAFNCSDGLLIENTRPMNASSIRLKSTPDGKIKDLAKVRGSFPPGTEAHFKERWERENWPEYVKSLLDKLQGAVEDHAGNINDIIVEFADLMITEFRGPATVAQFFVRGTVMMVAMCLDYYARRVQSADKTAEFWTIAEEEFIDLMRVMTLQVEWFFENIEAFESDEELFKDLTEWRYE, encoded by the coding sequence ATGACCGCCGACGGTGATATCGATAAGGACCTCGTCGCTCGGAATATCCAGGCGTTTCGGGACGCGATGCCCGAACTGGCGGCCCTCCTCGAAGCCCACAGGCCGCAAAGCCGATTGGTCCGCAACGCCGCGGGCGACTGGGACGTGGAATTTCGGGGTGAATTCCTTTACGGACCCGAAGGCCGCAAGCGGGTCGAGCAGCAGGTCGAGGCCGGCGCCATCGCTCCGGAGAAGCGAATCGTGGTGTCGCCGCTGTCCAGCGCCAATGTCGATCTGGTCACCGAACGCTTTCTCTACCAAACGCTCAAGCGGGCCACCGATGCCGGCATCTCCTTCCTGCGCTACCCGGAAACCCCGGAGGCCTTTCATCTGGTATCGTTCGGCCTCGGCCTCGGCTACCACCTGCCGGGACTGATGGAGCAGGTCAAGCCGGCCTCCATCATCATCGTCGAGCCCAACCTGGATTTCCTCTATCACTCCCTGGCGGTGATGGACTGGCGCCCCTACATGGAGATGCGCGAGCGCAGCCCCTACCGCTGCTTCATCTGTTTCGCCGATAATCCGGGGCTGATCGCCAAGCAGGTGCGCTCGCTCATGCGGTCGTCATGTCCGATGACCGTGGACTGGTCGCGGGTGCATCAGGCCTATCCCAGCCCGGTTCTCGACGCGGCCCTGGGCGAGTTCCGCCGCGACGCCAATCTGATCGGGATCGGCCTCGGCTTCTTCCACGATGAGATGGAGATGACCCGGGCCTCGTACATGAACCTCAAGGACGCCGATTACCGGATTCTCAAACGTTCCTCCGATGCCCTGAGGACGCCGGTTTTCGTGGTGGGGTCCGGTCCGTCGCTGGACGACGACATCGAGGTGATCAAGGCCAATCAGGACAGGGCGGTGATCATTTCCTGCGGCACCGCGTCGCGGGTGCTGCTGGCCAACGGCATCAAGCCGGACTTTCAGATGCTCCTGGAGAATGGTGCCGCGCCCTACCGGGCCCTGGCCGCCGTGCACGAGGAGTTCGGCTTCGGTGACGCCACCCTGATTGCCTCCAACACGGTCGATCCCCGGGTCAAGAAGCTGTTCCAGGACACGGTCTATTATTTCCGGACCGCGCTCAGCTCCTACGCCCTGTTCAGTCCGGGACAGCAGTTCTCGCTGGAGGATTCCGGGCCGACGGTGACCAATACCGGCGTCGCCGCCGCCCTGGCCATGGGTTTTCGCGAAATGTACCTGTTCGGTGTCGACCTCGGCACCCGCAGCCTCAAGCGCCATCACTCCAAGCATTCCCTGTATCGCCACGACGACGACGCCAAGGATGGGCAGAAGGGGGCGATGGACTTCACCACCAAGTTCGACCAGCGCGACATTGGAAATTTCGGCGGCCTGATCCACACCGAAACCATCATGCTGTGGACCCGGGATGCCCTGGCGCGCGCCATCGGCCAGTTCCGCCCGGCGGTGGAGGCGTTCAACTGCTCGGACGGCCTGTTGATCGAGAATACCCGGCCCATGAACGCGTCGTCGATCCGGCTGAAATCCACGCCGGACGGCAAGATCAAGGATCTGGCTAAGGTGAGGGGCTCCTTCCCTCCGGGGACCGAGGCGCATTTCAAGGAACGCTGGGAACGCGAGAACTGGCCCGAATACGTCAAGTCGCTGCTCGACAAGCTGCAGGGCGCGGTGGAGGACCATGCCGGCAACATCAACGATATCATCGTCGAGTTTGCCGACCTGATGATCACCGAATTCCGCGGGCCGGCCACCGTGGCCCAGTTCTTCGTGCGCGGCACGGTCATGATGGTCGCCATGTGCCTGGACTACTACGCCCGACGGGTTCAGTCCGCCGACAAGACGGCGGAGTTCTGGACCATCGCCGAGGAGGAGTTCATCGACCTGATGCGGGTCATGACGTTGCAGGTGGAGTGGTTCTTCGAGAATATCGAGGCGTTTGAATCCGACGAGGAATTGTTCAAGGACCTGACGGAGTGGCGCTATGAGTGA
- a CDS encoding tetratricopeptide repeat protein, protein MAKLDRVEEALGKARMGDLSKARTVSRDLGKVPPGHSGLMAVAVAAHQAGDLPLALKFLDRAAVSGSVDALYGRGVVLGAMGRLDEARAAFAKCLERAPAHEAALTNLGGLQQMAGDLAAAERSYRAVLDFAPQAALALHNLAGLCLAQGRRDEAEDLARRAFDLQPGPDTALRLADILGEAGRYAEAVSMLRPVLASYPGDARLWRTAGHASKKLGNTAEAVAAYRAALDLDPQDGEARHMIAALTGTNTERAPADYVRGFFDTYADRFESHLVEDVKYQAPATLRALFDRVGDGLPLDAVIDLGCGTGLTAQAFQGIAGRFFGVDLSPRMLQLAAATGLYTELREADAATALARSVDLSAVLATDLFIYVGDLEDIFAGASRALAPGGWLLFSVETGEGEGYTLRPSGRYAQSPAYIRALIARHGLTEVACERGRIRGGSDGDIDGDYWVVRKP, encoded by the coding sequence ATGGCGAAGCTTGATCGAGTGGAAGAGGCGCTGGGCAAGGCCCGGATGGGCGACCTGTCCAAGGCCCGGACCGTGTCGCGGGACCTGGGCAAGGTGCCGCCCGGCCATTCCGGCCTGATGGCGGTGGCGGTGGCCGCCCATCAGGCGGGAGACCTGCCCCTGGCCCTGAAGTTCCTCGATCGGGCGGCGGTGTCCGGTTCCGTCGATGCCCTGTATGGCCGAGGCGTGGTGCTGGGGGCCATGGGGCGCCTGGACGAGGCGCGGGCGGCTTTCGCCAAGTGCCTGGAGCGGGCTCCGGCCCACGAGGCGGCGCTGACCAATCTGGGCGGGCTGCAGCAGATGGCCGGCGACCTTGCCGCGGCGGAACGCAGTTACCGCGCCGTTCTGGACTTCGCCCCCCAGGCCGCTCTGGCGCTGCATAACCTTGCCGGGCTGTGTCTGGCCCAGGGACGGCGCGACGAGGCCGAGGACCTCGCCCGCCGGGCCTTCGACCTTCAGCCCGGACCGGACACGGCGCTGCGGCTGGCCGATATCCTGGGCGAGGCGGGGCGGTATGCCGAGGCGGTGAGCATGCTGCGTCCGGTGCTGGCCTCCTATCCCGGCGACGCGCGGCTGTGGCGGACGGCGGGGCATGCCAGCAAGAAGCTGGGGAACACCGCCGAGGCGGTGGCGGCTTATCGCGCGGCGCTGGACCTCGATCCCCAGGACGGCGAGGCCCGCCACATGATCGCCGCCCTGACCGGCACCAATACCGAACGTGCCCCGGCCGATTACGTCCGGGGCTTCTTCGACACCTATGCCGACCGCTTCGAGAGCCATCTGGTCGAGGACGTCAAGTATCAGGCCCCCGCCACCCTGCGCGCCCTGTTCGACCGGGTGGGGGATGGCCTGCCGCTGGACGCCGTCATCGATCTGGGCTGCGGCACCGGCCTGACCGCCCAGGCGTTCCAGGGAATCGCCGGCCGCTTCTTCGGCGTCGATCTGTCGCCGCGCATGCTGCAACTGGCGGCGGCCACCGGCCTCTATACCGAACTGCGGGAGGCCGATGCCGCCACCGCCCTGGCCCGCAGCGTCGACCTGTCGGCGGTGCTGGCCACCGACCTGTTCATCTATGTGGGTGACCTGGAGGACATCTTCGCCGGCGCTTCCCGCGCCCTGGCGCCCGGCGGCTGGCTGCTGTTCTCGGTGGAGACCGGCGAGGGCGAGGGCTACACCCTGCGTCCCTCCGGCCGCTATGCCCAGTCGCCCGCCTATATCCGCGCTTTGATCGCCCGCCACGGCCTGACCGAGGTGGCGTGCGAACGGGGCCGCATCCGCGGCGGCTCGGACGGCGATATCGATGGCGACTACTGGGTGGTCCGCAAGCCGTAA
- a CDS encoding flagellar biosynthesis regulator FlaF, with translation MTEEIGDLSSLPLPEQEALSLAEAAIALDRARSGANRAAELVAALNHNLEVWVAIRALARSPGSPLPPDLKANLIRLSEFVAHTTFTNGATIGDSSLNTLININMQLAEGLLEGQKNTGAGKAG, from the coding sequence ATGACCGAAGAAATCGGCGATCTGTCGAGCCTTCCCCTTCCCGAGCAGGAGGCCCTCAGCCTGGCCGAGGCGGCCATCGCGCTCGACCGGGCGCGCAGCGGCGCCAACCGTGCCGCCGAGCTGGTGGCGGCGCTCAACCATAACCTGGAAGTCTGGGTGGCCATCCGCGCCCTGGCCCGGTCGCCGGGCAGCCCGCTGCCTCCCGATCTCAAGGCCAATCTGATCCGGCTGAGCGAATTCGTCGCCCACACCACCTTCACCAACGGCGCGACCATCGGCGACAGCTCGCTCAACACCCTGATCAACATCAACATGCAACTGGCCGAAGGGCTTCTGGAAGGTCAGAAGAATACCGGCGCCGGCAAGGCGGGCTGA